A part of Tigriopus californicus strain San Diego chromosome 10, Tcal_SD_v2.1, whole genome shotgun sequence genomic DNA contains:
- the LOC131889299 gene encoding uncharacterized protein LOC131889299 isoform X2: MAHTNHSSRHRGVKNETIFSMEIPIEIMNPRPKPATSLNTDISRFRTVDVDIPKGPKPIYPNQEEYLHHRLNVAYGHEKKPQEFTRVPSRFSVPTISLETRKLLQEVENLKMRQQPLLDEASICEWRKSRERSATTSDATSSKYRSYKGSIQKENVDSTSYDLTSLTTETTSSKSRTATTATTSETPEDSTTATATQITTSSKTASSSSSSRHRHQRKRKVVDYSGPSTTSSHEITSTRSGTSTSETLKTDTQGQSKTSVDHGLVGGSSQAKSPKLELQDIAVQTDAFEIPRRSRPRIRFRPNNQLESQGLRTKSESSLTGIGTTKTPRSPYHVRSKSEDSSFDWKEHRQQLREKREHEKPWRNNMMSINKKKKKDEGDGKKHVVKNTTPPPLQISKEPLSQWVGSNEPAVLSNIVSVGIAKADELPHTSKTGLPKPRLKDVTVTVPDTTYPKSSTENERTSDTKEPDSVQVQKPWRCNMKVVSTNDSVDGKNGTKSSMYASEERQKLWESNPEVQKYMVEKRLKAKHEEQKREKEMTQRDESIRKRLLALEMKRREDYKRVLLLKESSSMPHLPQPEEVNDKKREVVQRDQPKVPSEKIETKYAVGHSTKDEQDPLDWKKTLQELTIEMRQKKALLLENVQKRPCREHGLGHKQPEKAGRNKDASISKREARNDTLSSECDLPERDPNLTAQDKSQKLKVTVSEMFERHQRDLEAIKNANLGIELPDSSQLLSKFKPNRPALEATTKIPVEPKIRMMVPSSPPPESSSESDLPSPKDSLNFLSSVRRKEPLVKLESQNQGEKPKPVNTKVTPTSRGTFRGAEPHYRQHPKDDDIPSVNLSEGPLSTSMSSLGDNHDGQIILADHLQVNPCQSPRVIHPPANPLPNIGTTSEPHQALSTSSELISETRQQEKKRGPRSTSHMNISDALKLRFRVEMDHLESMSEVDRQLNQLQQIKDISSQKIKSADLASYLQSLQREAKKSGDDVKRSESRADFEARLRTEFRAILDKKMYKLVEKQAEAATLTANAAEQLARLQIGESAPRGARSNVTRQTNSNSTSVSSSSSIGASSVSCKPKHMISPRLKTMMSHSSTKISEVLSAIEETEKSSGNIPRTISEALGHLSSADEISSSGHNITEAISKELSEYSSKFEEESTASTTTAIQEDNKSSTRSSRSLRSKMTAKKGTDLDSSESSQLFLPSKLKNLAQLVISEGEDDSFHALTRTIERQQLEEESLRSQQQYQILKRKEYDLVEKAKSELLNLKDERRKVKNDAEKVNSLKRRERAILLDLDKKRKEINRLKKAIKLGEKERKIILKQHKMLYKLSSSSTTSKSKSVSNKTSNHEDDDSLVTDSESPSQKQDPPKAKHEGSFLEANTQSSSIVLDADSTLGSSSDSSSHGSRTRQGNGSERRRSSVPQTLSSPSKMDSLKKSFGSLKTPLSPKLSQSRRRHSSADSDESMSLSQADTISDHSDVDIRIQTLQDELKRRMATASKLKRQQRLKKKEKLRIQETTLKKQIEQYDKLIEETRADLHDETTKKSNAPHVPPQIKTPKLIASPTLTSPTPSYSKTDSFESSPPVSLGSEEQSQALSQTSPSQQDTTIMTSSKATNQVEEEENKQAPKASPLGCEMDVPVQGVPPPEVEIPPIQDKQEDDQSEYSDDFTLSNANSETEIDEVQTETPQVQSHEGPSLSLREDEEASRLDLITDHILELLIADACESLGQVRKTSSSESQRAIKPRDSDVRIGPKPRTRPQDLMLTTFDISSESSSDEAVVRTVPTVDIDPKKTAQFSHEDQHEELPAHGSLNFNNGINVNNNSNNDNGDDSVVAAFHGNFIDDDFGLTSIAQESEKIRLQQLEIEAEIQRIQEESARAVLVPENPPPPYTPPPVAIQSPDKDKPIKAVVPGRRDYASKGSKAFVPTTQEELAHIARAITEAIFNSRTGITWERETLLSHLLSISVPNQERITTTATTTTSTSSSSTESRRVFLNFLIDLIQEIVTNIYQVESESQNPPWLPPKPIFKERFKAPKDLNSLWDRVQKEIWVHFGFQKRAQKENLIVRWSQKRRDRVDHILVRELHAEEATWTDYNQDEAIVKDQLASAIWTILIEDTAKRVSEVYNNTVSPLM; encoded by the exons ATGGCGCATACCAACCATTCGTCCAGACATCGAGGAGTTAAAAACGAGACCATCTTTTCGATGGAGATTCCCATCGAAATAATGAATCCTCGACCGAAACCTGCTACTTCATTGAACACTGACATTTCAAGGTTTCGAACCGTTGACGTAGACATTCCAAAAGGGCCCAAGCCCATCTACCCAAATCAAGAGGAGTACCTGCACCACCGTTTAAATGTTGCCTACGGGCATGAAAAAAAGCCCCAAGAATTTACCAGAGTGCCTTCCCGCTTTTCAGTACCAACAATTTCTTTAG AGACTAGAAAATTGTTGCAGGAAGTGGAAAATCTTAAAATGAGACAGCAACCCCTCTTGG ACGAGGCCTCCATTTGCGAGTGGAGGAAATCGCGCGAAAGATCTGCAACCACTTCTGATGCAACCTCTTCAAAATATCGTTCATACAAAGGTTCAATACAGAAGGAAAATGTAGATTCTACTTCCTACGACCTCACGTCCTTAACAACCGAGACGACCAGTTCGAAGtcaagaacagcaacaactgCAACAACGTCTGAAACCCCCGAAGACAGCACAACAGCCACAGCTACCCAAATAACAACATCATCGAAGACAgcctcgtcgtcatcgtcgtctaGACACCGTCATCAGAGGAAGCGAAAAGTAGTGGATTATTCCGGGCCATCAACTACATCTTCACACGAGATCACCTCCACTAGGTCAGGAACTTCAACTTCCGAGACCTTAAAAACTGACACACAAGGTCAATCCAAGACCAGTGTCGATCATGGGCTTGTTGGTGGTTCTTCTCAAGCGAAATCGCCTAAGCTGGAACTTCAGGACATTGCAGTTCAAACTGACGCGTTTGAGATTCCCCGACGTTCTCGTCCTCGCATTCGCTTTCGTCCTAACAATCAACTAG AGAGTCAGGGCCTCCGAACCAAGTCTGAGAGTTCTTTAACGGGAATTGGTACCACCAAAACACCAAGATCACCCTACCACGTTCGGTCAAAGTCTGAAGATTCATCTTTCGATTGGAAAG AACATCGACAACAATTAAGAGAGAAGCGAGAACATGAAAAGCCTTGGAGAAATAACATGATGAGtataaacaagaaaaagaagaaagacgaAGGAGACGGCAAGAAACACGTGGTGAAGAATACCACCCCTCCACCGTTGCAGATCTCCAAGGAACCTCTCTCTCAGTGGGTCGGGTCCAATGAACCTGCAGTTTTATCAAATATTGTCTCTGTTGGTATTGCAAAAGCTGATGAATTGCCACACACATCGAAGACAGGGCTCCCCAAACCTAGACTCAAAGACGTGACTGTGACTGTCCCTGACACTACCTACCCAAAAAGTAGCACAGAAAATGAGCGCACCAGCGATACCAAAGAACCAGATTCCGTCCAAGTCCAGAAACCGTGGAGATGTAATATGAAAGTCGTGTCAACGAACGACTCGGTCGATGGAAAAAATG GAACGAAATCATCGATGTACGCAAGTGAAGAGAGGCAAAAATTGTGGGAGTCCAATCCTGAGGTCCAAAAATACATGGTAGAGAAGCGTCTGAAGGCCAAACACGAGGAACAGAAACGTGAAAAGGAGATGACACAACGAGATGAGTCCATCAGGAAGAGGCTCTTGGCTTTGGAAATGAAGCGCAGAGAAGATTAT AAGAGAGTCCTTCTCTTGAAGGAATCATCAAGCATGCCTCATTTGCCGCAACCTGAAGAAGTAAACGATAAGAAGCGGGAGGTTGTTCAACGTGATCAACCGAAAGTGCCTTCCGAGAAAATTGAGACCAAATATGCTGTTGGCCATTCCACAAAAGACGAACAAGATCCCTTAGATTGGAAAAAGACATTGCAGGAACTCACAATTGAGATGCGGCAAAAGAAGGCGCTGCTCttggaaaatgttcaaaaaaggCCCTGCCGCGAACATGGACTTGGACATAAACAGCCGGAAAAAGCCGGGAGAAATAAAGATGCTAGTATTTCAAAGCGAGAAGCGAGAAATGACACCCTCAGTTCGGAATGCGATTTGCCCGAGCGAGATCCCAATTTGACTGCGCAAGATAAAtctcaaaaattgaaggtcACTGTGAGCGAAATGTTTGAACGCCACCAACGAGACCTCGAAGCCATAAAGAATGCTAACCTCGGGATCGAATTACCTGATTCGTCGCAACTATTATCTAAATTCAAACCGAACCGTCCAGCCCTAGAGGCGACCACCAAAATCCCAGTCGAACCCAAAATTCGTATGATGGTCCCATCATCCCCACCACCAGAGTCGTCTTCTGAGAGTGATCTGCCATCGCCAAAAGATTCtctcaatttcttgtcaagTGTGAGGAGAAAAGAACCCTTGGTAAAGTTGGAATCGCAGAATCAGGGCGAAAAACCCAAGCCTGTCAATACCAAAGTCACTCCCACTTCTCGTGGGACTTTCAGAGGTGCGGAGCCTCACTACCGACAACATCCCAAAGATGACGATATTCCATCTGTCAATCTATCGGAGGGGCCTCTTTCCACATCAATGAGTAGCTTGGGGGATAACCATGATGGACAGATAATATTGGCAGACCACCTACAAGTAAACCCGTGTCAATCTCCACGTGTCATTCACCCCCCTGCCAACCCATTGCCTAATATTGGAACAACTTCCGAACCGCATCAAGCCTTGTCGACCTCATCCGAGCTAATATCGGAGACAAGGCAACAAGAGAAAAAACGCGGGCCTCGTTCTACATCTCACATG AACATATCGGATGCGCTTAAGCTGCGATTTCGAGTCGAAATGGACCATTTGGAGTCGATGAGCGAGGTGGATCGCCAACTGAATCAATTGCAGCAGATCAAGGACATCTCCAGTCAAAAGATAAAGTCCGCTGATTTGGCCTCGTATCTTCAg tCGCTTCAACGAGAAGCCAAGAAGTCTGGCGATGACGTCAAACGCTCTGAATCTCGCGCCGATTTTGAGGCCAGGCTCAGGACCGAGTTTAGGGCCattttggataaaaagatGTACAAACTAGTTGAGAAACAAGCCGAAGCTGCTACTCTTACGGCCAATGCGGCTGAGCAATTAGCAAGGCTACAAATTGGGGAGAGTGCGCCACGGGGCGCACGATCTAACGTCACACGGCAGACGAATTCAAATTCCACATCCGTATCGTCATCTTCCTCAATTGGAGCTTCTTCTGTTTCTTGCAAACCGAAACATATGATCAGCCCACGGTTGAAAACCATGATGAGTCACTCGAGTACAAAAATCTCGGAAGTATTGAGCGCCATCGAAGAGACGGAAAAATCGAGTGGAAATATACCCCGAACCATATCCGAGGCTCTGGGTCATCTCTCTTCTGCCGATGAAATCAGTTCCAGTGGCCATAACATTACAGAGGCCATCTCCAAGGAGCTGTCCGAATACTCGAGCAAGTTTGAGGAAGAATCCACGGCGTCCACGACCACTGCCATTCAAGAGGACAACAAATCCTCGACTCGTTCGTCTCGTTCCTTGCGATCCAAGATGACCGCCAAGAAAGGCACTGATCTGGACTCGAGTGAGTCGAGTCAACTGTTTCTGCCTTCCAAGTTGAAAAACTTGGCCCAGTTGGTAATATCCGAGGGAGAAGACGACTCTTTCCACGCCCTGACCCGAACTATCGAAAGACAACAACTAGAAGAAGAATCTCTGCGAAGTCAACAGCAATATCAGATTCTCAAGAGGAAAGAGTACGACCTGGTTGAAAAAGCTAAATCTGAGTTACTCAATCTGAAGGATGAGCGACGGAAGGTGAAAAATGATGCTGAGAAAGTGAATTCCCTCAAACGGCGAGAGCGAGCCATTTTGCTGGATTTGGATAAGAAACGGAAAGAAATCAACCGCTTGAAGAAAGCCATCAAGCTGGGGGAAAAGGAACGCAAAATCATCTTGAAGCAACACAAAATGCTCTATAagctctcctcctcctccacgaCATCAAAGTCCAAGAGTGTGAGCAACAAAACTTCGAACCACGAGGACGACGATTCCCTGGTCACTGATTCCGAATCCCCCTCGCAGAAACAGGATCCTCCCAAGGCGAAGCACGAGGGATCTTTTTTAGAGGCTAATACTCAGTCCTCgtccattgttttggatgcGGATTCCACGTTGGGATCATCCTCAGATTCGTCATCCCACGGATCTCGAACTCGGCAAGGCAATGGCAGTGAACGGCGGCGATCCTCTGTCCCGCAAACGCTGTCAAGTCCGTCGAAGATGGATTCACTGAAGAAAAGTTTTGGATCCCTTAAAACCCCTCTGAGTCCGAAACTGAGCCAAAGCCGCCGTCGACATTCGAGTGCAGATTCGGATGAGTCCATGAGTTTGTCCCAAGCAGACACGATATCCGACCATAGTGATGTGGACATTCGGATCCAAACGCTCCAAGATGAACTCAAGCGGCGCATGGCCACGGCTTCCAAATTGAAGCGTCAGCAGAgattgaagaagaaggaaaaacttCGGATTCAAGAGACGACCTTGAAGAAACAAATCGAACAGTATGACAAACTCATTGAAGAAACTAGAGCGGACTTGCATGACGAGACCACAAAGAAATCCAATGCTCCCCACGTACCACCTCAAATCAAAACACCCAAATTGATCGCCTCTCCCACCTTGACATCGCCCACTCCGTCCTATTCGAAAACTGACTCCTTCGAGAGCTCACCACCCGTCTCCCTGGGGTCAGAGGAGCAATCCCAAGCCTTGAGCCAAACTTCGCCCTCGCAACAAGATACCACCATCATGACCTCTTCGAAAGCCACCAACCAGgtcgaggaagaagaaaataaacaaGCCCCAAAGGCCTCTCCCCTGGGCTGTGAAATGGATGTTCCCGTGCAAGGGGTTCCCCCTCCTGAAGTGGAGATTCCACCTATCCAAGACAAACAGGAAGACGATCAATCTGAGTACTCGGATGACTTCACTTTATCGAATGCAAACTCAGAGACCGAAATAGATGAAGTCCAAACAGAGACCCCGCAAGTTCAATCTCACGAGGGTCCATCATTAAGTTTGCGGGAAGATGAGGAAGCCTCACGATTGGACTTGATCACGGATCACATCCTGGAATTGCTCATAGCTGACGCTTGCGAATCTTTGGGACAAGTGAGGAAGACCAGCTCATCTGAGAGTCAGAGGGCCATCAAACCTCGCGACTCAGATGTTCGTATTGGTCCCAAACCACGAACACGACCCCAAGATCTCATGCTGACCACGTTTGACATCAGCTCAGAAAGTTCCAGTGATg aaGCTGTCGTACGAACCGTACCCACTGTTGATATTGACCCTAAAAAGACGGCACAATTCAGTCACGAGGATCAACATGAGGAATTGCCCGCTCATGGTTCACTGAACTTCAACAATGGAATCAACGTgaacaacaatagcaacaacGACAACGGCGACGATAGCGTTGTCGCTGCGTTCCATGGCAATTTCATCGACGACGACTTTGGCTTGACAAGTATTGCTCAAGAATCCGAGAAAATCCGACTTCAACAGCTTGAAATAGAGGCAGAG ATCCAGAGAATCCAAGAAGAGAGTGCTCGAGCGGTGTTGGTGCCGGAAAACCCCCCTCCACCATACACACCTCCTCCCGTTGCTATTCAATCCCCAGACAAGGACAAACCAATCAAGGCCGTTGTGCCCGGAAGGAGGGATTACGCCTCCAAGGGAAGTAAAGCGTTTGTGCCCACGACGCAAGAGGAACTCGCTCATATCGCTCGAGCCATAACCGAGGCCATATTCAACTCTCGAACTGGGATCACTTGGGAACGGGAAACGCTGCTGAGCCACCTGTTGAGCATAAGTGTGCCCAATCAAGAGAGAAtcactactactgctactactactacttctacctCCTCATCGTCCACTGAATCTCGTCGTGTGTTCCTGAATTTCCTGATTGATCTCATCCAAGAAATCGTCACCAACATCTACCAAGTGGAAAGTGAGTCGCAAAACCCGCCTTGGCTCCCGCCCAAGCCCATTTTCAAGGAACGTTTCAAAGCTCCCAAAGATTTGAACTCGCTCTGGGATCGTGTTCAAAAGGAGATTTGGGTGCATTTCGGCTTTCAGAAACGCGCACAAAAAGAGAATCTAATTGTACGCTGGTCTCAAAAGCGACGAGATCGAGTGGATCACATCTTAGTTCGAGAACTCCACGCTGAAGAGGCTACATGGACGGATTACAATCAAGACGAAGCCATCGTCAAAGATCAACTCGCAAGCGCTATTTGGACCATCTTGATCGAGGACACGGCTAAAAGAGTCTCGGAGGTGTACAACAACACGGTTTCACCGCTTATGTAA